A region of Bacillus rossius redtenbacheri isolate Brsri chromosome 2, Brsri_v3, whole genome shotgun sequence DNA encodes the following proteins:
- the LOC134529403 gene encoding uncharacterized protein LOC134529403: protein MDISVRYWNEDDSITCTRYLTSAFLGHSTAADLLSAFKNSLPVNTLHKIIQVSMDGPNVNLRFLKDLKQDLKEGRTDEGVILDIGTCGLHSLHCAFKGAMRETGWEIVKFLRAIYNLFHNIPTRRADYIRITGSSLFPLKFCPVCWLDNVPVADRALKILPNLRNYVAGLKSNTEPTCASFVIVKSAIKDVLLGPKLAFFSSVAAEVEPLLKEYQTNDPMAPYLFSDFSSVIKNFMTRFVKADVMANTTLSKIDLSANNLLSSKKIDLGFGTRAALRSENASQKDMELFRADCLKCLQECVKRILKCSPLTFSLTRGISFADPSVALIPDLAIKRLSCALDIFVSHNWLSGIQGDKISKEFKRLCSLTAVQEHLKLHVRSKVRLDKFWFDLLNVYCSENTGYLASFLKMIFIMSHGNAAVEREFSINKQCLVENQLDISLIAQRTIHDGILSAGGLDNFVVSKRFIHAARNAYLKYKEYTEQQKKLLQEKEEQDTRKRKAAAELSALEAKKKKILEDAEKEAAVLSFQIEALKK from the coding sequence atggacatttctgtccgttaCTGGAATGAAGATGATTCAATTACTTGCACTCGATATCTTACATCAGCATTTCTCGGCCATTCGACTGCAGCAGACCTGTTAAGTGCTTTTAAAAACTCTTTGCCTGTGAATACATTACACAAAATTATACAGGTGTCGATGGATGGCCCCAATGTAAATTTGCGGTTTTTAAAAGACTTGAAGCAAGATTTGAAGGAAGGTCGTACTGATGAGGGGGTAATATTGGATATCGGCACTTGTGGCTTACATTCATTACACTGTGCCTTCAAAGGCGCAATGAGGGAAACTGGTTGGGAAATTGTTAAATTCTTGCGTGCTATTTACAACCTGTTTCATAACATCCCCACTCGTCGTGCAgactacattagaataactggttCCAGCTTGTTTCCTCTAAAATTTTGTCCAGTTTGTTGGTTAGACAACGTTCCTGTAGCAGACAGAGCATTGAAAATTTTACCAAATCTTCGGAACTATGTTGCTGGTCTAAAGTCAAATACAGAACCTACGTGTGCTAGTTTTGTTATAGTGAAAAGTGCTATTAAAGATGTGTTACTTGGACCTAAACTTGCTTTTTTTTCATCTGTTGCTGCTGAAGTTGAACCACTTCTCAAAGAATATCAAACAAATGACCCCATGGCGCCGTACCTCTTTTCCGACTTTTCTTCAGTCATCAAGAATTTTATGACTAGATTTGTCAAAGCAGACGTAATGGCAAATACTACCCTGAGCAAAATAGATTTATCTGCAAATAATCTTTTGTCaagtaaaaaaattgacttaGGTTTTGGGACACGAGCTGCATTACGTTCAGAAAATGCAAGTCAGAAGGATATGGAATTATTTAGAGCAGACTGTCTAAAATGCCTGCAGGAATGTGTGAAAAGGATTTTAAAGTGCTCACCTCTTACATTCAGCTTGACAAGAGGCATTTCATTTGCTGATCCTTCTGTAGCCCTTATTCCCGATTTGGCGATCAAGAGGCTGTCATGTGCCTTAGATATATTTGTTAGTCATAATTGGCTCTCTGGAATTCAAGGTGACAAAATATCGAAGGAATTCAAAAGATTGTGTTCATTGACTGCAGTGCAGGAACATTTGAAACTCCATGTCCGATCCAAAGTACGCCTGGATAAGTTTTGGTTTGACCTTTTAAATGTTTACTGTAGTGAAAATACAGGGTATTTAGCATCTTTTTTGAAAATGATATTTATTATGTCTCATGGCAACGCAGCAGTAGAAAGGGAATTTTCAATAAACAAACAGTGCTTGGTAGAAAATCAGCTGGACATTTCACTGATTGCTCAGCGTACAATTCATGATGGTATTTTGTCAGCTGGAGGTCTGGATAATTTTGTCGTATCTAAAAGATTTATTCATGCTGCTCGTAatgcatatttaaaatacaaggaaTACACGGAACAACAGAAGAAGTTATTACAGGAAAAGGAAGAACAAGACACAAGAAAAAGAAAAGCAGCTGCTGAACTCTCTGCTTTGGAAGctaagaaaaagaaaatcttgGAAGATGCTGAAAAAGAAGCTGCTGTATTAAGCTTCCAGATAGAAGCTTTAAAAAAGTAG